A genomic window from Streptomyces mirabilis includes:
- a CDS encoding 5-formyltetrahydrofolate cyclo-ligase: MLRRGFLAVRSRLTPYDLRESAGALALRAMELPELAHARTVAAYVSMGSEPGTLALLDALHTRGVRVLLPVLLADNDLDWGAYAGEGSVERVQHGGRMALLEPAGARLGPEAVQEADAVLLPGLAVDRRGMRLGRGGGSYDRVLARLERAGADPALVVLLYDAEVVEHVPAEPHDRPVHAVVTPSGVRRFG; this comes from the coding sequence ATGTTGCGGCGAGGATTCCTCGCGGTGAGAAGCAGGTTGACACCCTACGACCTGCGAGAATCCGCCGGGGCCCTGGCCCTGCGGGCGATGGAGCTGCCGGAGCTGGCGCACGCGCGCACGGTGGCGGCGTACGTCTCCATGGGGAGCGAGCCGGGCACCCTCGCGCTCCTGGACGCGCTCCACACGCGCGGGGTGCGCGTGCTGCTGCCGGTCCTGCTGGCGGACAACGACCTGGACTGGGGCGCGTACGCCGGAGAGGGCTCTGTGGAGCGTGTCCAACACGGCGGCAGGATGGCTCTCTTGGAGCCGGCGGGCGCGCGGCTCGGCCCCGAGGCCGTCCAGGAGGCCGACGCCGTCCTGTTGCCCGGCCTTGCCGTGGACCGGCGCGGAATGCGTCTGGGGCGCGGCGGCGGCTCGTACGACCGCGTCCTGGCCCGCCTGGAGCGCGCGGGGGCCGATCCCGCACTGGTGGTGCTGCTGTACGACGCGGAGGTCGTGGAGCACGTCCCGGCGGAACCTCACGACCGTCCCGTACACGCGGTGGTGACGCCTTCGGGGGTGCGTCGCTTCGGCTGA
- a CDS encoding penicillin acylase family protein: MPPNTTASSGQKPGKSGRKKGRKARLFLIVLVLALFGGVAYGGYWGVSTVRASFPQTKGSLTLDGLSGPVDVKRDGNGIPQIYASSDEDLFMAQGYVQAQDRFYEMDVRRHMTSGRLSEMFGSGQVKNDEFLRTMGWDRVAKEEYDKKLSASTKKYLQAYAKGVNAYLKGKDGKDISLEYAALGFTNDYKPQEWTPVDSVAWLKAMAWDLRGNMQDEIDRSLMTSRLGPKQIADLYPEYPYGRNKTITQEGQYDSVTGSYVQGSSTTLGSGTQSTAGTGLAGNTTAPNGLQSQLSKLYNVLDNVPTAVGVNGNGIGSNSWVVAGKYTITGKPLLANDPHLSASLPSVWYQMGLHCTSVSSKCQYDVSGYTFAGMPGVVIGHNQDIAWGMTNSAVDVTDLYLEKITGEGYERDGKVLPFTTRRETIKVAGGADKTIVVRETKDGMPLLSDRDDELVKVGKKATVDSGAPDRGDGYAIALRWTALDPGNSMDAVFQLDKASNWTEFRTAAASFDVPSQNLIYADTNNHIGYQLPGKIPIRAKGDDGSLPSPGWDSKYKWTGYIKQSELPYEYDPKRGYIVTANQAVVDKDKYPYTLTTDWGYGTRSQRITDLIEAKIKGGGKISTDDMRQMQLDDSSEIAKLIVPKLLKIDVADKNVRDAQKLLEGWDYTQDADSAAAAYFNATWRNILKLAFGNKLPKELRVKGQCLNVAPVDTTGPADENQTVRECGQREADQAQPDGGDRWFEVVRKIIDDPNNDWWKAPKTRLDKAADNRDELFARAMKDARWELTAKLGKDMDTWSWGRLHRLFLKNQTLGTEGPGVLQYMLNRGPWKLGGGEATVNATGWNAAGGYGVVWVPSMRMVVNLDDFDKSKWINLSGASGHAYSAHYTDQTDKWAKGELLPWSFSGNAVDKSTSDTLVLKP; encoded by the coding sequence ATGCCCCCCAACACCACCGCCTCTTCCGGCCAGAAGCCGGGCAAGTCCGGCAGGAAGAAGGGGCGCAAGGCCCGACTGTTCCTGATCGTCCTGGTTCTGGCCCTCTTCGGAGGCGTTGCCTATGGCGGCTACTGGGGGGTCAGTACCGTCCGTGCCTCCTTCCCGCAGACCAAGGGCTCACTCACGCTCGACGGGCTGTCGGGTCCCGTGGACGTCAAGCGGGACGGCAACGGGATCCCGCAGATCTACGCCTCGTCCGACGAGGACCTGTTCATGGCGCAGGGTTACGTCCAGGCGCAGGACCGGTTCTACGAGATGGACGTACGCCGTCACATGACCTCGGGCCGGCTGTCCGAGATGTTCGGCTCGGGCCAGGTCAAGAACGACGAGTTCCTGCGCACGATGGGCTGGGACCGGGTCGCCAAGGAGGAGTACGACAAGAAGCTGTCGGCCTCCACGAAGAAGTACCTCCAGGCGTACGCCAAGGGAGTCAATGCCTACCTGAAGGGCAAGGACGGCAAGGACATCTCCCTGGAGTACGCGGCCCTTGGTTTCACCAACGACTACAAGCCCCAGGAGTGGACCCCGGTCGACTCGGTCGCGTGGCTGAAGGCGATGGCCTGGGACCTGCGCGGCAACATGCAGGACGAGATCGACCGCTCCCTGATGACCAGCCGCCTGGGCCCGAAGCAGATCGCCGACCTGTACCCGGAGTACCCCTACGGCCGGAACAAGACGATCACCCAGGAAGGCCAGTACGACAGCGTCACGGGGTCGTACGTCCAGGGCAGCAGCACGACGCTGGGCAGCGGGACGCAGTCCACGGCGGGCACCGGCCTCGCGGGGAACACCACCGCGCCCAACGGCCTGCAGAGCCAGCTCTCCAAGCTCTACAACGTGCTCGACAACGTACCCACCGCCGTCGGCGTGAACGGCAACGGCATCGGCTCGAACTCCTGGGTCGTCGCGGGCAAGTACACGATCACCGGTAAGCCGCTGCTGGCCAACGACCCGCACCTGTCGGCCTCGCTGCCCTCGGTCTGGTACCAGATGGGACTGCACTGCACGAGCGTCTCCAGCAAGTGCCAGTACGACGTCTCCGGCTACACCTTCGCGGGCATGCCCGGCGTGGTCATCGGCCACAACCAGGACATCGCCTGGGGCATGACCAACTCCGCGGTCGACGTCACCGACCTCTACCTGGAGAAGATCACCGGCGAGGGCTACGAGCGCGACGGCAAGGTGCTGCCCTTCACGACCCGCAGGGAAACGATCAAGGTCGCGGGCGGCGCCGACAAGACGATCGTCGTCCGGGAGACCAAGGACGGGATGCCGCTGCTCTCCGACCGCGACGACGAACTCGTCAAGGTCGGCAAGAAGGCCACCGTCGACAGCGGGGCGCCCGACCGCGGCGACGGCTACGCCATCGCGCTGCGCTGGACCGCCCTGGACCCGGGCAACTCCATGGACGCCGTCTTCCAGCTGGACAAGGCGTCGAACTGGACCGAGTTCCGCACGGCGGCCGCGTCCTTCGACGTGCCCTCGCAGAACCTGATCTACGCCGACACCAACAACCACATCGGCTACCAGCTGCCTGGCAAGATCCCGATCCGGGCCAAGGGCGACGACGGCTCGCTCCCGTCGCCCGGCTGGGACTCCAAGTACAAGTGGACCGGCTACATCAAGCAGTCCGAGCTGCCCTACGAGTACGACCCGAAGCGCGGTTACATCGTGACCGCCAACCAGGCGGTCGTCGACAAGGACAAGTACCCCTACACGCTCACCACGGACTGGGGCTACGGGACGCGCAGCCAGCGGATCACCGATCTCATCGAGGCGAAGATCAAGGGCGGCGGCAAGATCTCGACCGACGACATGCGCCAGATGCAGCTCGACGACAGCAGCGAGATCGCCAAGCTGATCGTGCCCAAGCTGCTCAAGATCGACGTCGCCGACAAGAACGTCCGCGACGCGCAGAAGCTCCTGGAGGGCTGGGACTACACCCAGGACGCCGACTCCGCGGCGGCCGCGTACTTCAACGCGACCTGGCGCAACATCCTCAAGCTCGCCTTCGGCAACAAGCTGCCCAAGGAGCTGCGGGTCAAGGGCCAGTGCCTGAACGTCGCCCCGGTCGACACCACCGGCCCCGCGGACGAGAACCAGACGGTGCGCGAGTGCGGCCAGCGTGAGGCGGACCAGGCGCAGCCGGACGGCGGCGACCGCTGGTTCGAGGTGGTCCGCAAGATCATTGACGACCCGAACAACGACTGGTGGAAGGCGCCCAAGACGCGCCTCGACAAGGCGGCCGACAACCGGGACGAGCTCTTCGCGCGGGCCATGAAGGACGCCCGCTGGGAGCTGACCGCCAAGCTCGGCAAGGACATGGACACCTGGAGCTGGGGCCGGCTGCACCGCCTGTTCCTGAAGAACCAGACCCTGGGCACCGAAGGTCCCGGCGTCCTGCAGTACATGCTCAACCGCGGCCCCTGGAAGCTCGGCGGCGGCGAGGCGACGGTCAACGCGACCGGCTGGAACGCCGCGGGCGGCTACGGAGTGGTCTGGGTGCCGTCCATGCGGATGGTGGTCAACCTCGACGACTTCGACAAGTCGAAGTGGATCAACCTCTCCGGCGCCTCCGGGCACGCCTACAGCGCCCACTACACCGACCAGACGGACAAGTGGGCCAAGGGCGAACTGCTGCCGTGGTCCTTCTCGGGCAACGCGGTCGACAAGAGCACGAGCGACACCCTGGTGCTCAAGCCGTGA
- a CDS encoding potassium/proton antiporter, producing the protein MPGLARREQPLTVHHLNQLLLVCSLVLLVAVAAVRISSRSGLPSLLVYLGIGVAMGQDGVGNVHFNNAELTQVIGYAALVVILAEGGLGTKWKEIKPALPAATSLALVGIAVSVGVTATAAHYLIGLEWRQALIIGAVVSSTDAAAVFSVLRKVPLPARVTGILEAESGFNDAPVVILVVAFCTAGPVEHWYVLLGEITLELAIGAAIGLAVGWLGSWGLRHVALPASGLYPIAVMAIAVTAYAAGALAHGSGFLAVYLAAMMLGNAKLPHWPATRGFAEGLGWIAQIGMFVLLGLLVTPHDMGDDIMPALVIGLVLTMVARPLSVVVSLLPFRIPWQEQTLLSWAGLRGAVPIILATIPMVSGIAESRRIFNIVFVLVVAYTLIQGPTLPWLARKLRLGESEGAADLGIESAPLERLRGHLLSVAIPKGSRMHGVEVAELRMPSGAAVTLVVRDGTSFVPLPTTVLRRGDELLVVATDPVRDAAERRLRAVGQGGKLAGWLGLAGNGTGPHSRHSGQ; encoded by the coding sequence GTGCCCGGATTGGCGAGAAGGGAACAGCCGCTGACTGTCCACCACCTCAACCAGCTCCTGCTCGTCTGCTCGCTCGTTCTGCTAGTCGCGGTGGCAGCGGTTCGTATCTCTTCGCGCAGCGGGCTCCCCAGCCTGCTCGTCTACCTCGGCATAGGCGTCGCCATGGGCCAGGACGGGGTCGGCAACGTCCACTTCAACAACGCCGAACTGACGCAGGTCATCGGGTACGCGGCCCTGGTCGTGATCCTGGCCGAGGGCGGCCTCGGCACGAAGTGGAAGGAAATCAAGCCGGCCCTGCCGGCGGCCACCTCGCTGGCACTGGTCGGCATCGCGGTGAGCGTCGGAGTGACGGCCACGGCCGCCCACTACCTGATCGGCCTGGAATGGCGGCAGGCGCTCATCATCGGCGCGGTGGTGTCCTCGACGGACGCGGCGGCCGTCTTCTCGGTGCTGCGGAAAGTACCCCTCCCCGCGCGCGTGACGGGCATCCTGGAGGCCGAGTCCGGCTTCAACGACGCCCCGGTGGTCATCCTCGTCGTCGCGTTCTGCACGGCGGGCCCCGTGGAGCACTGGTACGTGCTGCTGGGCGAGATCACGCTGGAACTGGCCATCGGCGCGGCCATCGGCCTCGCGGTGGGCTGGCTCGGCTCCTGGGGGCTGCGGCACGTGGCGCTGCCCGCCTCCGGCCTCTACCCGATCGCCGTGATGGCGATCGCGGTCACCGCCTACGCCGCCGGCGCGCTCGCGCACGGCAGCGGCTTCCTCGCCGTCTACCTCGCGGCGATGATGCTCGGCAACGCCAAACTGCCGCACTGGCCCGCCACCCGAGGCTTCGCCGAGGGGCTCGGCTGGATCGCCCAGATCGGCATGTTCGTCCTGTTGGGACTGCTCGTCACCCCGCACGACATGGGCGACGACATCATGCCGGCCCTCGTCATCGGCCTGGTGCTCACCATGGTGGCGCGCCCCCTGAGCGTCGTGGTCAGCCTGCTGCCCTTCCGGATCCCGTGGCAGGAGCAGACGCTGCTGTCCTGGGCCGGCCTACGCGGCGCCGTGCCCATCATCCTGGCGACCATCCCGATGGTGAGCGGCATCGCGGAGAGCCGCCGGATCTTCAACATCGTCTTCGTCCTGGTCGTCGCCTACACCCTCATCCAGGGCCCCACGCTGCCCTGGCTGGCCCGCAAGCTGCGGCTGGGCGAGTCCGAGGGCGCCGCCGACCTCGGGATCGAGTCGGCACCCCTGGAGCGACTGCGCGGACATCTGCTGTCCGTCGCGATCCCGAAGGGCTCCCGCATGCACGGCGTGGAGGTGGCCGAGCTGCGCATGCCCTCGGGGGCCGCCGTCACCCTCGTCGTGCGCGACGGGACCTCCTTCGTGCCGCTGCCCACGACCGTCCTGCGACGCGGCGACGAGCTGCTCGTGGTGGCCACCGACCCGGTCCGGGACGCGGCCGAGCGACGGCTGCGCGCGGTGGGCCAGGGCGGCAAGCTGGCGGGCTGGCTGGGCCTCGCGGGCAACGGCACAGGACCGCACTCCCGACATTCAGGACAGTAA
- a CDS encoding MFS transporter, giving the protein MASTVTSRPGYGQLLRTRGAWTFLLPGFAARQPFAMLTLSLVLLVQHTTGSYGAAGAVAAVTGVSMALFAPFTGRLADRHGQRAVLLPGVLVHTVAGLSLTALALMDAPLWALFLAAVPTGASVPQVGPMVRARWGVKLQDSPLMTTAAAFESVTDELTFVFGPLLATALCTAVHPAAGLLAEAGLTLIGGLLFAAQKSTQPAVAAAGHTRVEHGSALRVPGVRVLIVTFLGIGSVFGGMQVSLAAFSESIGEPGLNGVLYGVFAAGNMLSGIVCGAVAWKVAPQRRLVIGYAALALVASGLWAAHSVVVLAAIGLLVGMCIAPSLITGYTLVEGLVPAGARTEAFTWLTGAVALGQAAAVTVAGQLEDRLWNGAGFLVPMAGTALALVTLLALRSRLATRPTGRTVARGVGHRVPLTVD; this is encoded by the coding sequence GTGGCATCCACGGTCACCTCCCGCCCCGGATACGGACAGCTGCTGCGCACCCGCGGCGCCTGGACGTTCCTGCTTCCCGGCTTCGCCGCACGTCAGCCCTTCGCGATGTTGACGCTCTCCCTCGTACTCCTCGTCCAGCACACCACCGGCTCGTACGGGGCCGCCGGCGCGGTCGCCGCCGTCACCGGCGTCTCCATGGCCCTGTTCGCACCCTTCACCGGCCGTCTCGCCGACCGCCACGGCCAGCGGGCCGTCCTGTTGCCCGGCGTCCTGGTGCACACCGTGGCAGGCCTCTCCCTGACGGCGCTGGCGCTGATGGACGCCCCCTTGTGGGCCCTTTTCCTCGCCGCCGTGCCGACCGGCGCCTCGGTGCCCCAGGTCGGGCCCATGGTGCGCGCCCGCTGGGGCGTGAAGCTCCAGGACTCGCCCCTGATGACCACCGCGGCGGCCTTCGAGTCCGTCACGGACGAGCTGACCTTCGTGTTCGGCCCGCTCCTCGCCACGGCGCTGTGCACCGCCGTCCACCCGGCCGCGGGCCTGCTGGCCGAGGCCGGGCTGACCCTGATCGGTGGTCTCCTCTTCGCCGCGCAGAAGAGCACCCAGCCCGCTGTCGCCGCCGCCGGGCACACGCGCGTGGAGCACGGTTCCGCGCTGCGGGTCCCCGGAGTGCGCGTGCTGATCGTGACCTTCCTGGGCATCGGCTCCGTCTTCGGCGGTATGCAGGTCTCGCTCGCCGCGTTCAGCGAGTCGATCGGCGAGCCCGGTCTGAACGGCGTCCTGTACGGCGTCTTCGCCGCGGGCAACATGCTCTCCGGCATCGTCTGCGGCGCCGTCGCCTGGAAGGTGGCCCCGCAGCGGCGGCTCGTCATCGGCTACGCCGCCCTGGCGCTCGTCGCGTCCGGACTGTGGGCCGCGCACTCCGTGGTCGTACTCGCCGCGATCGGCCTCCTGGTCGGCATGTGCATCGCTCCGTCCCTGATCACCGGCTACACGCTGGTCGAGGGCCTGGTCCCGGCGGGCGCCCGCACCGAGGCCTTCACGTGGCTGACCGGCGCCGTCGCGCTCGGCCAGGCGGCAGCCGTCACGGTCGCCGGACAGCTGGAGGACCGCCTGTGGAACGGTGCCGGATTCCTGGTGCCGATGGCCGGTACGGCACTGGCGCTGGTGACCCTGCTGGCCCTGCGTTCTCGGCTGGCCACACGGCCCACCGGGCGCACCGTCGCACGTGGCGTCGGTCACCGAGTGCCGCTGACAGTGGACTGA
- a CDS encoding FmdB family zinc ribbon protein has translation MPTYQYQCTECGEGLEAVQKFTDDALTECPNCGGRLKKVFSAVGIVFKGSGFYRNDSRGSSSSSSPASKPSTSSTPSSSTSSSSSSDSKSSGSGSSSSSSAA, from the coding sequence GTGCCGACCTACCAGTACCAGTGCACCGAGTGTGGCGAGGGCCTCGAGGCGGTGCAGAAGTTCACCGACGATGCCCTGACCGAGTGCCCCAACTGCGGTGGACGCCTCAAGAAGGTGTTCTCGGCCGTCGGCATTGTCTTCAAGGGCTCCGGCTTCTACCGCAACGACAGCCGTGGCTCCTCGTCGAGCAGCTCGCCGGCCTCCAAGCCGTCGACCTCTTCGACGCCGTCCTCGTCGACGAGCTCGTCGTCCTCGTCGGACTCGAAGTCGTCGGGCAGCGGCTCGTCGAGCAGCAGCTCGGCCGCCTAG
- a CDS encoding S-methyl-5'-thioadenosine phosphorylase has translation MANAEIGVIGGSGFYSFLDDVTEIQVETPYGPPSDSLFLGEIAGRRVAFLPRHGRGHHLPPHRINYRANLWALRSVGARQILGPCAVGGLRPQYGPGTLIVPDQLVDRTKTRTQTFFDGLPLPDGTVPNVVHVSLADPYCPVGRKAALEAARGRDWEPVDGGTLVVIEGPRFSTRAESLWHQAQGWSVVGMTGHPEAALARELELCYTSLTLVTDLDAGAEAGEGVSHDDVLKVFASNVDRLRDVLYDAVAALPGNGTRDCLCTTALGGMDPGFELP, from the coding sequence ATGGCGAACGCAGAGATCGGTGTCATCGGCGGCTCGGGCTTCTACTCCTTCCTCGACGATGTGACCGAGATACAAGTCGAGACCCCCTACGGGCCGCCGAGCGACTCCCTGTTCCTCGGCGAGATCGCCGGGCGACGGGTCGCCTTCCTTCCCCGCCACGGCCGCGGCCACCATCTGCCGCCGCACCGCATCAACTACCGGGCCAACCTCTGGGCGCTGCGCTCCGTAGGCGCCCGTCAGATCCTCGGACCGTGCGCGGTGGGCGGACTGCGCCCCCAGTACGGGCCGGGAACGCTGATCGTGCCGGACCAGCTGGTCGACCGTACGAAGACGCGGACGCAGACGTTCTTCGACGGGCTGCCGCTGCCGGACGGCACCGTGCCGAACGTCGTGCACGTGTCGCTGGCCGACCCCTACTGCCCCGTCGGCCGCAAGGCCGCCCTCGAAGCGGCGCGCGGGCGTGACTGGGAGCCGGTGGACGGCGGCACGCTCGTGGTGATCGAGGGACCGCGGTTCTCCACCCGCGCCGAGTCGCTGTGGCACCAGGCGCAGGGCTGGTCCGTGGTGGGCATGACCGGCCACCCCGAGGCCGCGCTCGCTCGTGAACTCGAGCTCTGCTACACCTCGTTGACCTTGGTCACCGACCTCGACGCGGGCGCGGAGGCCGGCGAGGGCGTCTCGCACGACGACGTGCTGAAGGTGTTCGCGTCGAACGTGGACCGACTGCGGGACGTGCTGTACGACGCGGTGGCTGCCCTGCCGGGGAACGGGACGCGGGACTGTCTGTGCACGACGGCGCTGGGTGGCATGGACCCGGGTTTCGAGCTGCCGTGA
- the mscL gene encoding large conductance mechanosensitive channel protein MscL, translated as MSEKKQPGVWEGFKAFLMRGNVIDLAVAVVIGAAFTNIVNSVVKGIINPLVGAIGTQNLDSYSSCLKPHCTGTGDTATGIRIMWGSVLGATLSFVTTAAVVYFLMVLPMSKFLARQAARQKAKESTQEVIEVSELEVLKEIRDALLAQRGSGNSQN; from the coding sequence GTGAGCGAGAAGAAGCAACCCGGTGTCTGGGAGGGCTTCAAGGCCTTTCTGATGCGGGGCAACGTCATCGACCTGGCCGTCGCGGTGGTCATCGGCGCGGCCTTCACCAACATCGTCAACTCGGTGGTGAAGGGCATCATCAACCCGCTGGTGGGTGCGATCGGCACACAGAACCTCGACAGCTACAGCTCCTGCCTCAAACCCCACTGCACCGGCACCGGGGACACGGCGACGGGCATACGGATCATGTGGGGCTCCGTGCTGGGCGCCACACTCAGCTTCGTGACCACCGCGGCCGTCGTCTACTTCCTGATGGTCCTGCCGATGTCGAAGTTCCTGGCCCGGCAGGCGGCCCGGCAGAAGGCGAAGGAGAGCACCCAGGAGGTCATCGAGGTGTCCGAACTGGAGGTGCTCAAGGAGATCCGCGACGCGCTGCTGGCCCAGCGCGGTTCGGGCAACAGCCAGAACTGA
- a CDS encoding low temperature requirement protein A — protein MTSSAASEPTPTPRTARLGPLRRMTARRRDEAHRVASPLELFFDLCFVVAIAQAGGELVHAVAAGHAGEGILNYAMIFFAIWWAWMNFTWFSSAYDNDDALYRVVTLVQIAGVLVLAAGVSRAFENHVYLAVWLGYAIMRFALIAQWLRVARGTEGPERTMALRYAGGVLLCQVGWLGLLVLPEPGRPWVFLVMAIAEMCVPAYAEKDFVTSWHPHHVSERFGLFTIIVLGETIAASTMAVKSAVDEHDALGELLPIAAGGLLIVFSAWWIYFVVPIHGHLRSKAHAFLWGYGHYLIFASAAAIGAGLEVAVEQAVGKTQIATLAASAAVTLPTALYFLTVWLLHARHFKMGITEQLVLPTTALLVILCTFLRSWAVLAAGVVAALSVTVGVALTARMVTTKGAGTAGRETLET, from the coding sequence ATGACGTCCAGCGCCGCTTCCGAACCCACCCCGACGCCCAGGACGGCCCGACTCGGGCCCCTGCGCAGAATGACCGCCCGGAGGAGGGACGAGGCGCACCGCGTCGCGTCGCCGCTGGAGCTCTTCTTCGACTTGTGCTTCGTCGTGGCCATCGCCCAGGCGGGCGGCGAGCTGGTGCACGCCGTGGCGGCGGGACACGCGGGCGAGGGCATCCTCAACTACGCGATGATCTTCTTCGCCATCTGGTGGGCGTGGATGAACTTCACCTGGTTCTCCTCGGCGTACGACAACGACGACGCGCTCTACCGGGTCGTGACGCTGGTGCAGATCGCCGGTGTCCTGGTCCTCGCCGCCGGGGTGTCGCGGGCATTCGAGAACCATGTGTACCTGGCCGTCTGGCTCGGCTACGCGATCATGCGTTTCGCGCTGATCGCCCAGTGGCTGCGGGTGGCCCGCGGCACGGAGGGCCCCGAGAGAACCATGGCGCTGCGGTACGCGGGCGGTGTGCTGCTGTGCCAGGTCGGCTGGCTGGGGCTGCTGGTCCTGCCGGAGCCCGGGCGTCCCTGGGTGTTCCTGGTGATGGCGATCGCCGAGATGTGCGTCCCCGCGTACGCGGAGAAGGACTTCGTCACCTCCTGGCATCCGCACCACGTCTCCGAGCGGTTCGGCCTGTTCACGATCATCGTGCTGGGCGAGACGATCGCCGCGTCGACGATGGCCGTGAAGTCGGCGGTGGACGAGCACGACGCGCTGGGCGAGCTGTTGCCGATCGCCGCAGGCGGACTCCTGATCGTCTTCTCCGCCTGGTGGATCTACTTCGTGGTACCCATCCACGGGCACCTGCGGTCCAAGGCCCACGCGTTCCTGTGGGGATACGGCCACTACCTGATCTTCGCGTCGGCGGCCGCGATCGGCGCGGGCCTGGAGGTCGCGGTCGAGCAGGCGGTCGGCAAGACACAGATCGCGACGCTCGCCGCGTCCGCCGCGGTGACACTGCCGACGGCGCTGTACTTCCTCACGGTGTGGCTGTTGCACGCGCGCCATTTCAAGATGGGCATCACAGAGCAACTCGTCCTGCCGACGACGGCGTTGCTGGTGATCCTGTGCACCTTCCTGCGCAGCTGGGCGGTGCTCGCGGCCGGCGTCGTGGCGGCGCTGTCGGTGACGGTCGGAGTCGCCCTGACGGCACGGATGGTCACAACGAAGGGGGCGGGGACCGCGGGGCGGGAAACACTGGAGACATGA
- a CDS encoding P1 family peptidase, protein MTVDALTDVAGLRVGHATRTGDGWLTGTTVVLAPAGGAIAAVDVRGGGPGTKETDALDPRNLVQKVEAVVLTGGSAYGLDSASGVMAWLEERGRGVRVGLDPAHVVPVVPAACVFDLGRGGDFRARPDAATGRAAVEAADASGPGAPVPEGCVGAGTGAAVGRIKGGIGTASAVLDSGITVAALVVANAAGSAVDPETGVLYGELLRDGRTAYPSAEVHEAARQRLAEAAAKNAPPPLNTTLAVVATDADLTRAQAHKLAGTAHDGIARAVRPVHLLNDGDTVFALATGARPLTPDHPLALNEILAAGADLVTRAIVRAVRAADPVDGPGGVWPSYGELYGSA, encoded by the coding sequence ATGACAGTTGACGCTCTGACGGATGTCGCTGGGCTGCGCGTGGGGCACGCGACGCGTACCGGCGACGGTTGGCTCACCGGCACCACGGTCGTGCTCGCCCCTGCGGGCGGCGCCATCGCGGCCGTGGACGTACGCGGTGGCGGACCCGGCACCAAGGAGACCGACGCGCTCGACCCGCGCAACCTGGTGCAGAAGGTGGAGGCGGTCGTACTGACCGGCGGCAGCGCGTACGGGCTGGACTCCGCGTCCGGGGTGATGGCCTGGCTGGAGGAGCGGGGCCGGGGGGTGCGGGTGGGCCTCGACCCGGCGCACGTCGTGCCGGTCGTGCCCGCCGCCTGTGTCTTCGACCTGGGCCGCGGCGGCGATTTCCGGGCGAGGCCGGACGCGGCCACGGGCCGGGCCGCGGTCGAGGCTGCCGACGCGAGCGGGCCGGGTGCGCCGGTGCCGGAGGGTTGCGTGGGCGCCGGGACGGGGGCGGCGGTGGGGCGGATCAAGGGGGGGATCGGGACGGCGAGCGCCGTGCTCGACTCGGGGATCACGGTGGCCGCGCTGGTGGTGGCCAACGCGGCGGGTTCGGCGGTGGATCCGGAGACGGGGGTGTTGTACGGGGAGTTGCTGCGAGACGGTCGTACGGCCTATCCCTCCGCCGAGGTCCACGAGGCGGCGCGGCAACGGCTCGCCGAAGCCGCCGCGAAGAACGCGCCTCCCCCGCTGAACACCACGCTCGCCGTCGTCGCCACCGACGCCGACCTCACCCGCGCCCAGGCCCACAAGCTCGCCGGCACGGCCCATGACGGCATCGCCCGCGCCGTCCGCCCGGTCCACCTCCTGAACGACGGCGACACGGTCTTCGCCCTGGCCACGGGCGCCCGCCCGCTCACTCCCGACCATCCCCTGGCCCTCAACGAGATCCTCGCGGCGGGCGCGGATCTGGTGACCCGGGCGATCGTCCGCGCGGTACGAGCGGCCGACCCGGTGGACGGACCGGGCGGGGTGTGGCCGTCGTACGGGGAGCTGTACGGGAGCGCCTAG